A genomic stretch from Gardnerella leopoldii includes:
- a CDS encoding phosphoenolpyruvate carboxylase, which produces MATENQQVTPADATIVTSGLGRKGPEERDLPASLKQDMDLCLHILRDVLGEFDEKLLAVFDDVRLNAVEASAAHFAQMVDAKVTADDGLSKAVSKLNGMNLHDTQLLARAFATYFHLANLCEENYRVSVLHQRECEVEDSLPVDPVNELTCAYHKLLTEMSPAEAKELLAKLEFHPVFTAHPTEARRKAVAGKIRRISQLLSEHHRLGGSDKRENYRRLYNEIDALLRTSPIALKKPTPVEEADTILDIFDATLFDTIPVVYRRFDDWLLGKKAGLVPPRCPAFFHPGSWIGSDRDGNPNVTAKVSRQVARKFSDHVLVALENRTREVGKCLTMETRTTPPSVELLELWNRQREMSEQLTENASDVSNSEPHRAVMLVMADRLHRTISRDTDLMYHSCEDFIEDLQIVQRSLAEGGDPRAAYGPLQDLIWQAQTFGFHMVEMEFRQHSLVHSRALEDIREHGLHGERGPLQPMTREVLDTFRALGAIQKRNGMRAARRYIISFAKSAQHVRDVFELNRLAFAHPQDAPTIDVIPLFEQLEDLQNSVNVLEEIIKIPEVQARLKATGRKMEVMLGYSDSSKDAGPTSATLALHSAQERIAQWAKKHDIDLTLFHGRGGAVGRGGGPANRAVLAQPVGSVNCRFKLTEQGEVIFARYGNPILAIRHVESVASATLLQSSPSVEKTNTDMTKKYADMAAKLDVAAHERFLDLLQTDDFTPWFSTVTPLSEIGLLPIGSRPAKRGLGAKSLDDLRTIPWVFSWAQARINLAAWYGLGTACEKFGDLETLRRAYEEWPLFSTFIDNIEMSLAKTDERIARMYLSLGDREDLSDKVLSEMQLTRKWVLQIVDDKWPLQHRHVLGQAIRVRSPYVDALSVIQSLALHKLRNKVDKEELSESQQAEFIYLILCTVSGVAAGLQNTG; this is translated from the coding sequence ATGGCAACAGAAAATCAGCAGGTTACTCCGGCAGACGCAACTATTGTTACGTCTGGTTTAGGGCGAAAAGGCCCAGAGGAGCGTGACCTTCCAGCATCACTTAAGCAAGACATGGATTTGTGCTTGCATATTCTTCGCGATGTTCTTGGCGAATTTGATGAAAAATTATTAGCAGTATTCGACGATGTGCGTTTGAATGCTGTAGAAGCTAGTGCAGCTCATTTTGCGCAAATGGTAGACGCAAAAGTAACTGCAGATGATGGCTTAAGTAAAGCTGTTAGCAAGCTCAACGGAATGAATTTGCACGATACGCAGCTTTTAGCTCGTGCTTTCGCAACATATTTCCACTTGGCAAATTTGTGCGAGGAAAATTATCGTGTTTCTGTACTTCATCAGCGTGAATGTGAAGTTGAAGATTCGTTACCGGTTGATCCAGTTAATGAACTAACTTGTGCTTATCACAAGTTGCTTACTGAAATGAGCCCTGCTGAAGCGAAAGAATTGCTCGCAAAGCTTGAGTTCCATCCTGTATTTACTGCGCACCCAACCGAAGCTCGTCGTAAAGCCGTTGCAGGTAAAATTCGCAGAATTTCGCAATTATTAAGCGAACATCATCGTTTAGGCGGATCTGATAAGCGCGAAAATTATCGTCGTCTCTATAACGAAATTGATGCGCTTCTTCGCACTTCTCCGATTGCTTTGAAGAAGCCAACTCCAGTTGAAGAAGCCGACACTATTCTTGACATTTTTGACGCTACTTTGTTTGACACGATTCCAGTCGTGTATCGTCGATTTGACGATTGGCTGCTTGGCAAGAAGGCTGGATTAGTTCCTCCGCGTTGCCCTGCATTCTTCCATCCAGGAAGCTGGATTGGTTCAGATCGAGATGGCAACCCTAATGTGACAGCTAAAGTGAGTCGTCAAGTCGCTCGAAAGTTTAGCGATCACGTGCTTGTGGCTTTGGAGAATCGTACTCGCGAAGTTGGAAAATGCTTAACTATGGAAACGCGCACAACGCCTCCAAGTGTGGAGTTGCTTGAGTTGTGGAATCGTCAGCGCGAAATGAGCGAACAGCTTACAGAAAACGCTTCGGATGTTTCTAACAGTGAGCCGCATCGTGCTGTAATGCTTGTAATGGCTGACCGTTTGCATCGCACTATTAGCCGCGATACGGATTTGATGTATCATTCTTGCGAAGATTTCATTGAGGATTTGCAAATTGTGCAACGCTCTTTGGCAGAAGGCGGAGATCCTCGTGCTGCATATGGTCCTTTGCAGGATTTGATTTGGCAGGCGCAAACCTTTGGATTCCACATGGTTGAAATGGAATTCCGTCAGCATTCTCTCGTGCATTCTCGTGCTTTGGAAGATATTCGCGAACATGGATTGCATGGCGAACGCGGTCCGCTTCAGCCAATGACTCGTGAAGTACTCGATACGTTCCGCGCTTTGGGAGCAATTCAAAAGCGCAACGGTATGCGCGCTGCTCGACGCTACATTATTTCCTTCGCAAAATCTGCTCAGCATGTACGTGACGTATTTGAGCTAAATCGTCTTGCTTTCGCTCATCCACAGGATGCGCCAACAATCGACGTCATTCCGCTGTTTGAGCAGCTTGAAGATTTGCAGAATTCCGTAAATGTGCTTGAGGAGATTATTAAAATTCCTGAAGTGCAAGCTCGTCTTAAGGCTACTGGTCGCAAGATGGAAGTTATGCTTGGATATTCGGATTCTTCCAAGGATGCTGGCCCTACTTCCGCAACGCTTGCTTTGCATTCCGCTCAGGAGCGAATTGCTCAATGGGCTAAGAAGCATGATATTGATTTGACACTGTTCCACGGCCGCGGTGGTGCTGTTGGTCGCGGTGGCGGTCCTGCAAACCGTGCAGTGCTTGCTCAGCCTGTTGGCTCCGTCAACTGCCGATTCAAGCTTACTGAGCAGGGCGAGGTTATTTTCGCACGATATGGCAATCCAATTCTTGCTATTCGTCACGTTGAATCTGTTGCTTCTGCAACTTTGCTTCAGTCTTCGCCAAGTGTTGAGAAAACTAACACTGATATGACGAAGAAGTATGCGGATATGGCTGCAAAACTTGATGTTGCAGCTCATGAGCGCTTCCTTGATTTGTTGCAAACGGATGATTTTACTCCATGGTTCTCCACGGTTACGCCGCTTAGCGAGATTGGCTTGCTACCAATCGGTTCTCGCCCAGCTAAGCGCGGTTTGGGTGCGAAGTCTTTGGACGATTTGCGCACAATCCCGTGGGTGTTCTCTTGGGCTCAGGCGCGAATCAATTTGGCAGCATGGTACGGTTTGGGCACGGCTTGCGAAAAGTTTGGTGACTTGGAAACTTTGCGCAGAGCTTACGAAGAGTGGCCGCTATTCAGTACTTTTATTGACAATATTGAGATGTCTTTGGCTAAGACAGATGAGCGTATTGCTCGCATGTACTTAAGCCTTGGAGATCGTGAAGATTTGAGCGATAAAGTACTTTCAGAAATGCAGCTTACTCGCAAGTGGGTTTTGCAAATTGTCGACGACAAGTGGCCTTTGCAGCACCGTCACGTGCTTGGCCAGGCTATTCGTGTGCGCTCGCCTTATGTTGACGCGCTGTCTGTAATCCAGTCGCTTGCATTGCACAAGCTTCGCAACAAGGTAGACAAAGAAGAGCTTAGCGAAAGCCAGCAGGCAGAGTTCATCTACCTTATTCTTTGCACTGTTTCTGGTGTTGCTGCAGGCTTGCAGAATACTGGATGA
- a CDS encoding threonine/serine exporter family protein: protein MSTAENNIENNEYDNSINNCDCDKPEILSTGHIVGKPSGRFHTHAIPLDMDDVERDWDKPVTQAGIAAKSSIIIRVGALGLGAGTGSYRVRELMHRIGEPMGVHVRADVNLTDIEATCTDKHERITEVVDLPTTGVNTERIWLLEHFADWFNVKLGNDSLYHSKAAVSKELVDTLQASDDEHTIVQTAKQSEENATKIAKKKALQEAIKKEKPRGIFALQPESAYAEHFSHVNASNSNDESKNDHPLTVREVHDRLDLIKNRKPLYKPWFAGLASAVACASFAFLLGGGIYDMIGAFIGAGIGHYIRRRMFMKHLNQFVVTFVAVAIGALSCIGALRLIGFFDPSALNHTTAYIGSVLFVIPGFPLITGGLDIAKIDFPSGIQRLCYTMAIILMGTLAGWTVASLVQLNPQGFPPLGLNPWLNTVLRLITAFAGVWGFSVLFNSPQRMCIVAGIIGAITDTLRLTMTDFGVAAEIAAFSGALLAGLLASAWRTIVRHGLAPQYLGYPRIGLTVPSIVIMVPGLYMYRAMFYLGQFHTLPALDWTFRAFMVIICLPIGLAVARVITDKSWRYDV from the coding sequence GTGAGTACAGCAGAGAATAATATCGAGAATAATGAATACGACAACAGCATCAACAACTGCGATTGCGATAAGCCTGAAATTCTTTCGACTGGTCATATAGTCGGAAAACCTTCTGGGCGTTTTCATACTCATGCTATTCCACTCGATATGGACGATGTTGAGCGAGATTGGGATAAGCCAGTTACGCAAGCAGGAATTGCTGCGAAATCGAGTATTATTATTCGCGTCGGTGCGCTCGGTTTAGGAGCAGGCACAGGAAGCTACCGAGTTCGCGAGCTTATGCACAGAATCGGCGAACCAATGGGTGTACATGTGCGCGCGGACGTGAATCTCACAGATATTGAAGCAACTTGTACTGATAAGCATGAGCGAATTACTGAAGTTGTAGATCTTCCAACCACAGGTGTTAACACTGAGCGCATTTGGCTTCTAGAACATTTTGCAGATTGGTTTAACGTCAAGCTTGGAAACGATTCTTTATATCACTCTAAAGCTGCTGTTTCTAAGGAATTAGTTGACACATTGCAAGCGAGCGACGACGAACATACCATTGTACAAACAGCTAAGCAGTCTGAAGAAAATGCTACTAAAATTGCAAAAAAGAAAGCGTTGCAAGAAGCTATAAAAAAAGAAAAACCACGCGGCATTTTTGCATTGCAGCCAGAAAGTGCTTACGCTGAACATTTTTCGCACGTAAACGCATCTAATAGTAATGACGAATCTAAAAATGATCATCCTCTTACAGTTAGGGAAGTACACGACCGTCTTGATTTGATTAAAAATAGGAAACCGCTATACAAACCGTGGTTTGCTGGTCTTGCTTCGGCAGTTGCTTGCGCATCCTTTGCGTTCTTGCTTGGCGGCGGCATTTACGACATGATTGGTGCTTTTATTGGAGCAGGAATCGGTCACTATATTCGTCGCAGAATGTTTATGAAGCATCTAAACCAGTTTGTAGTTACATTCGTAGCTGTTGCAATAGGTGCACTATCATGCATTGGGGCTTTACGTCTTATTGGCTTCTTTGACCCTAGCGCGCTCAATCATACAACTGCATATATTGGTTCAGTGTTGTTTGTTATTCCTGGATTCCCTCTTATTACAGGCGGCTTAGATATTGCAAAAATTGATTTCCCTTCAGGAATTCAACGACTGTGTTACACAATGGCGATTATTTTGATGGGAACTCTTGCAGGATGGACGGTTGCAAGCCTTGTACAGCTCAATCCTCAAGGCTTCCCTCCTCTCGGATTAAACCCTTGGCTTAACACAGTTCTTCGACTTATTACAGCTTTTGCCGGAGTATGGGGCTTCTCAGTGCTGTTTAATTCTCCACAACGCATGTGCATAGTTGCTGGCATTATTGGCGCTATTACAGATACTCTTCGCTTAACTATGACAGATTTTGGAGTTGCTGCCGAAATTGCAGCTTTCAGCGGTGCTTTATTGGCAGGTTTGCTAGCTTCTGCTTGGAGAACTATCGTTCGTCACGGATTAGCGCCTCAATATTTGGGTTATCCACGAATAGGTCTTACGGTTCCATCTATCGTAATTATGGTTCCTGGACTTTATATGTATCGCGCAATGTTTTATCTTGGTCAATTCCACACGCTTCCGGCGTTAGACTGGACTTTCCGCGCTTTCATGGTAATTATTTGCTTACCTATTGGTCTTGCTGTAGCACGCGTTATTACAGATAAAAGCTGGCGTTACGACGTGTGA
- the trpS gene encoding tryptophan--tRNA ligase encodes MPEEAQVTAAGNEMSASFLAARKRSDATLEKLKASPSSFTMLTGDRPTGRLHLGHYFGSIRERVAMQQRGVKTNIIIADYQVITDRDTTEHIEDNVLNLVLDYMAAGIDPEKTMIFTHSAVPAANQLMLPFLSLVTEAELHRNPTVKSEMESSGHALTGLLLTYPVHQACDILFCKANVVPIGKDNLPHVEITRTIARRFNERYAKKNPVFPEPAAILSDAPEIPGLDGRKMSKSYGNSIMLGATVEETAKLIKKSPTDSERMITFDPVTRPQVSALLTTAGLVTGRDPKEIAEEIGNAGAGALKAYVIENVNNFLAPHRERRAELAKDMDTVRDILHDGNKRANAIAEETLSQVRDAMGMKY; translated from the coding sequence ATGCCGGAAGAAGCACAGGTTACAGCTGCTGGTAATGAGATGAGCGCAAGCTTCCTTGCAGCGCGTAAACGTTCAGATGCAACGCTTGAAAAGTTAAAAGCTAGCCCTTCGTCTTTTACTATGCTTACTGGAGATCGTCCAACTGGCCGTTTGCATTTAGGACATTATTTTGGATCTATTCGTGAGCGTGTTGCAATGCAGCAGCGCGGAGTAAAAACTAATATTATTATTGCAGATTATCAAGTAATTACTGATCGTGACACTACTGAGCATATTGAAGATAATGTTTTGAATTTAGTGCTGGATTATATGGCTGCCGGAATTGATCCTGAAAAAACAATGATATTTACTCATTCCGCAGTTCCTGCAGCAAATCAGCTTATGTTGCCTTTCCTTTCGCTTGTTACAGAAGCAGAGTTACACAGGAATCCTACTGTAAAGTCGGAAATGGAATCATCTGGACATGCTTTAACCGGATTGCTCCTTACGTACCCAGTGCACCAAGCTTGCGATATTTTGTTCTGCAAAGCTAATGTTGTGCCGATCGGTAAAGATAATTTGCCGCACGTTGAAATCACTCGTACGATTGCGCGCCGTTTTAATGAGAGATACGCAAAAAAGAATCCAGTGTTCCCAGAGCCAGCAGCAATTTTGTCTGATGCTCCTGAAATTCCAGGATTGGACGGACGAAAGATGAGTAAATCTTACGGTAATTCGATTATGCTCGGAGCTACTGTCGAGGAAACTGCCAAATTAATTAAGAAGAGTCCAACTGATTCTGAGAGGATGATTACTTTTGATCCAGTAACTCGTCCGCAAGTTTCTGCGCTTCTTACTACCGCAGGTTTAGTTACAGGCAGGGATCCTAAAGAGATTGCTGAAGAAATTGGCAACGCTGGTGCTGGCGCATTGAAAGCTTACGTAATTGAAAATGTAAATAATTTCTTGGCACCTCACCGTGAGCGTCGTGCAGAACTTGCAAAAGACATGGATACTGTTCGAGACATTTTACATGACGGCAATAAGCGTGCAAATGCTATTGCAGAAGAAACGCTTTCCCAAGTGCGAGATGCTATGGGAATGAAGTATTAA
- a CDS encoding DUF3073 domain-containing protein, whose product MGRGRQKAKQQKIARKLKYLTTDTDYDELAKELNSSEPGQGSFDPFASSESYEEDTYLPEENDTDQENDAVDASNEDDLDEYAKWAAEAAAKAVSSENSSTNSGAHTPVHHHIPMPIPNFIHKHDN is encoded by the coding sequence ATGGGCCGCGGACGACAGAAGGCAAAGCAACAGAAAATTGCCCGTAAGCTCAAATACCTGACGACCGATACGGATTATGACGAGCTTGCTAAGGAACTTAATTCCAGCGAACCCGGACAAGGATCCTTCGATCCATTTGCGTCGAGCGAAAGCTATGAGGAAGATACATATCTTCCAGAAGAGAATGACACAGATCAAGAAAATGATGCCGTTGATGCTTCAAACGAAGATGATTTAGACGAGTATGCCAAGTGGGCTGCGGAAGCAGCTGCAAAAGCCGTTAGCAGCGAAAACTCTTCTACAAACTCGGGAGCGCACACGCCAGTGCATCATCATATCCCTATGCCAATTCCAAACTTCATACACAAACACGACAATTAA
- a CDS encoding sterol carrier family protein: MSVILERDIKRGQCAWQSWRESAIKALGDGVEATQINSNILNISLSDEALAVRYSLYLLENKVPGCAVEVRVAPFGAVKILEGPASDPHNLTPPDVIELEPKVWLRLASGVTKWHQEQDFGNISAIGERDDLSDILPL, from the coding sequence ATGTCAGTAATACTTGAACGAGATATAAAACGAGGACAATGTGCTTGGCAATCCTGGCGCGAATCAGCTATTAAAGCACTTGGCGATGGCGTAGAAGCTACGCAAATAAATAGTAATATTTTAAATATCTCTTTAAGCGACGAAGCTTTAGCAGTTAGATATTCGCTATATCTTCTTGAAAATAAGGTGCCTGGGTGTGCAGTAGAAGTAAGAGTTGCGCCTTTTGGTGCAGTAAAAATTTTGGAAGGACCAGCTTCGGATCCGCATAATCTCACGCCGCCAGATGTTATTGAACTTGAGCCTAAAGTATGGCTTCGATTAGCGAGTGGTGTTACTAAATGGCATCAGGAACAGGACTTTGGCAACATAAGTGCAATTGGCGAGCGTGATGATTTAAGCGATATTTTGCCGTTGTAA
- a CDS encoding glycogen/starch/alpha-glucan phosphorylase, with the protein MTKHVAPKAKTTATAFAKELQEHLKYTQGVTPEQATTADVYVAAATAVRRHLMDSWMQTQHDTVNGNTKAVGYLSAEFLMGKQLENALLNAGLTDQFNKAVTKLGFDPKAVIDAEYEPGLGNGGLGRLAACFIDSLASIGVPAFGYGIQYRYGIFKQRFDEEGKQVETPDYWLSNEEPWGHIDYGRDQRVNFGGEVVEENGKRVWKPAWSVRAVPVDYMVPGYNSGRVNTLRLWTAKSYDEFDLLTFNKSEYLDAVKPQVAAENISKILYPEDSTPEGKALRLEQQYFFVAASIHDAIRVFYPGQDKPDLTTFPSKINFQLNDTHPVIGIPELMRVLMDEYGYDWNTAWGITTKTFNYTCHTLLPEALEVWPAKLIGELLPRHLEIIQGISEQFRNELRGKGVAEDQVERMRIATDADENGEGAVVRMAYLATYGGSYVNGVAELHSELLKDVTLKDFSSVYPDKFKNVTNGVTPRRFVRLSNPRMSALITEGLGTDAWQGDLELLEGLKPLADDKAFVKKFAEVKKQNKLAFVDFAKQKYGFEINPDTMFNTIVKRLHEYKRQSMKILQVISTYAGIKNGTIDVDKMLPRTVFFGAKSAPGYAMAKLTIQLINNVARVVNNDPACKGKLAVFFPENYNIELAMNLIPATDLDEQISQAGKEASGTGNMKFALNGALTVGTLDGANVEIRERVGAENFFLFGMTVDEVEKLYAEGYDHGGSRKYYESDPRLKTAVDMVADGTFSNGDKSVYEPLVNDWLTHDYFMAMADFSSYMDIQAQIEETYRDPMKWARMAVLNVANSGYFSSDRSIEDYLDRIWHTGALPTPVAE; encoded by the coding sequence ATGACTAAACACGTCGCGCCGAAAGCCAAAACTACTGCGACGGCATTTGCCAAAGAACTTCAAGAGCACCTCAAGTACACCCAGGGTGTAACGCCAGAGCAGGCCACTACGGCAGATGTGTATGTTGCCGCTGCTACCGCAGTTCGTCGTCACTTGATGGACTCTTGGATGCAGACTCAGCATGACACGGTTAATGGCAACACCAAGGCTGTGGGCTATTTGAGCGCAGAGTTCTTGATGGGTAAGCAGCTTGAGAACGCTTTGTTGAACGCTGGTCTTACTGATCAATTCAATAAGGCTGTTACTAAGCTTGGCTTTGATCCAAAGGCTGTTATCGATGCTGAGTATGAACCAGGTTTAGGTAACGGCGGTTTGGGTCGTCTCGCAGCCTGCTTCATCGATTCACTCGCCTCTATTGGCGTTCCAGCATTTGGCTACGGCATCCAGTATCGTTACGGCATCTTCAAGCAGCGCTTTGATGAAGAAGGTAAGCAGGTTGAAACCCCTGATTACTGGCTTAGCAATGAAGAGCCATGGGGTCACATTGATTATGGTCGTGACCAGCGCGTCAACTTCGGTGGTGAAGTTGTAGAAGAAAACGGCAAGCGCGTTTGGAAGCCAGCTTGGTCTGTTCGTGCAGTACCAGTTGACTACATGGTTCCAGGTTATAATTCTGGTCGCGTAAACACTCTTCGTTTGTGGACTGCTAAGTCTTACGACGAGTTTGATTTGCTCACCTTCAACAAGTCCGAGTACTTGGACGCTGTTAAGCCACAGGTTGCAGCGGAAAACATTTCTAAGATTCTTTACCCAGAAGATTCCACTCCAGAAGGTAAGGCTTTGCGTCTTGAGCAGCAGTACTTCTTCGTAGCTGCTTCTATTCATGATGCTATCCGCGTATTCTACCCAGGTCAGGATAAGCCGGATCTCACCACCTTCCCAAGCAAGATTAACTTCCAGTTGAACGATACTCACCCAGTTATCGGCATTCCAGAGCTTATGCGCGTTCTTATGGACGAGTACGGCTACGATTGGAACACCGCTTGGGGTATCACCACCAAGACCTTCAACTACACTTGCCACACCTTGCTTCCAGAAGCTTTGGAAGTTTGGCCAGCCAAGCTTATCGGCGAACTTTTGCCACGCCACCTTGAGATCATTCAGGGCATTAGCGAGCAGTTCCGCAACGAGCTTCGCGGTAAGGGCGTTGCTGAGGATCAGGTTGAGCGCATGCGCATCGCTACCGACGCTGACGAAAATGGCGAAGGTGCTGTAGTTCGCATGGCTTACTTGGCTACCTACGGCGGTTCTTACGTTAACGGTGTTGCTGAGCTTCACTCTGAGTTGTTGAAGGATGTCACTTTGAAGGACTTCTCCAGCGTTTACCCAGATAAGTTCAAGAACGTTACTAACGGCGTAACTCCTCGTCGCTTCGTGCGCTTGAGCAACCCACGCATGTCTGCTCTTATCACTGAGGGCTTGGGCACCGACGCATGGCAGGGTGATTTGGAGCTTCTTGAAGGTTTGAAGCCATTGGCTGACGACAAGGCATTCGTTAAGAAGTTTGCCGAAGTTAAGAAGCAGAACAAGCTTGCCTTCGTTGATTTCGCAAAGCAGAAGTATGGCTTTGAAATCAACCCAGACACTATGTTTAACACCATTGTTAAGCGTTTGCACGAGTACAAGCGCCAGTCCATGAAGATCCTCCAGGTTATCTCCACATACGCTGGAATCAAGAATGGCACAATCGACGTTGACAAGATGCTTCCACGCACCGTGTTCTTCGGCGCTAAGTCCGCTCCAGGCTATGCTATGGCAAAGCTTACGATTCAGCTCATTAACAATGTTGCTCGCGTTGTAAACAACGATCCAGCATGCAAGGGCAAGCTTGCAGTGTTCTTCCCAGAGAACTACAACATTGAACTTGCTATGAACTTGATTCCTGCCACCGATTTGGATGAGCAGATTTCTCAGGCTGGTAAGGAAGCTTCCGGTACCGGTAACATGAAGTTCGCTTTGAACGGTGCTTTGACTGTTGGTACTCTCGATGGTGCAAACGTTGAGATTCGTGAGCGCGTTGGCGCTGAGAACTTCTTCCTCTTCGGCATGACCGTTGACGAGGTTGAGAAGCTCTACGCTGAAGGCTATGATCACGGCGGCTCCCGTAAGTACTATGAGTCTGATCCTCGCTTGAAGACTGCTGTGGATATGGTTGCTGACGGCACCTTCTCCAACGGCGACAAGAGCGTGTATGAGCCACTCGTTAACGATTGGCTTACCCATGATTACTTCATGGCAATGGCTGACTTCAGCTCTTACATGGATATTCAGGCTCAGATTGAGGAAACTTACCGCGATCCAATGAAGTGGGCTCGCATGGCAGTCTTGAATGTAGCCAACTCTGGTTACTTCTCTTCTGACCGCTCTATCGAAGATTACCTCGATCGCATTTGGCACACTGGTGCTCTTCCAACACCTGTTGCTGAGTAA